In a single window of the Magnolia sinica isolate HGM2019 chromosome 7, MsV1, whole genome shotgun sequence genome:
- the LOC131252010 gene encoding probable calcium-binding protein CML45 translates to MAKKLILYTCSILNFVGSMLFCGIINLLIKFKQFHNRFLHTHIELVPREESLAIVPENLYSDSYCSNKQILSKSRQTNGTQEVMLDGDDIEIVIRKLGMGSLGKEIQKQCKGKHVDCSLVEAVSVLLEEKEASIDELDGAFAIFDENRDGFIDAAELQRVMAVLEFKEGMELENCKKMIGVFDENGDGRIDFGEFKNMLEDV, encoded by the coding sequence ATGGCCAAGAAACTGATCCTTTACACCTGTTCAATCCTAAATTTTGTTGGGTCCATGTTGTTTTGCGGTATAATCAATCTCCTCATAAAATTCAAACAGTTCCACAACCGATTTCTACATACCCACATAGAGCTAGTCCCTCGAGAAGAATCTCTCGCAATCGTTCCTGAAAACTTGTACTCCGACAGTTACTGTTCCAACAAGCAAATATTATCTAAATCCAGACAAACAAACGGTACTCAAGAAGTAATGTTGGATGGTGATGACATTGAGATAGTCATCAGGAAGCTCGGGATGGGGAGCTTAGGCAAAGAGATCCAAAAGCAGTGCAAAGGGAAGCATGTCGACTGCAGTCTTGTAGAAGCTGTATCAGTGTTGCTGGAAGAGAAAGAAGCAAGCATAGATGAACTGGATGGAGCTTTCGCCATCTTCGACGAGAACAGAGACGGCTTCATAGATGCTGCCGAGCTACAACGAGTCATGGCAGTGTTGGAGTTCAAAGAAGGAATGGAATTGGAAAATTGCAAGAAGATGATTGGAGTGTTCGATGAAAATGGCGACGGTAGGATTGATTTCGGCGAGTTTAAGAATATGTTAGAAgatgtttag